The Pseudomonas parafulva genome includes a window with the following:
- a CDS encoding ammonium transporter encodes MDMTSSAIQSQVNGSNTLFILVGAILVLAMHAGFAFLEVGTVRYKNQVNALSKILSDFAVSAIAYFFVGYWVAYGVAFFQPAATLAADNGYALVKCFFLLTFAAAIPAIISGGIAERARFAPQLCATALIVALVYPFFEGIVWNGNFGVQAWLQVHVGAPFHDFAGSVVVHAMGGWLALAAVVLLGPRRGRYREGRLVAFAPSSIPFLALGSWILIIGWFGFNVMSAQTLQGVSGLVAINSLMAMVGGTLAALLVGRNDPGFLHNGPLAGLVAICAGSDIMHPVGALATGLVAGVLFVWAFTAAQNRWKIDDVLGVWPLHGLCGVWGGVACGIFGQVWMGGLGGVSVYSQLLGSLAGVAVALVGGLAVYGVIRKVLGLRLSHEQEFEGADLSLHRIGATSQD; translated from the coding sequence ATGGATATGACTTCAAGCGCGATTCAGTCTCAGGTAAACGGTTCAAATACGTTGTTCATCCTGGTAGGCGCCATTCTGGTGCTCGCCATGCATGCCGGCTTCGCGTTTCTTGAGGTCGGCACCGTACGCTACAAAAATCAGGTCAACGCCCTGTCCAAGATTTTGAGCGATTTCGCCGTGTCGGCGATCGCCTATTTCTTCGTCGGCTATTGGGTGGCCTACGGGGTTGCGTTTTTCCAGCCTGCCGCAACCCTGGCGGCCGATAATGGCTACGCCTTGGTCAAGTGCTTTTTCCTCCTGACGTTCGCAGCTGCCATACCGGCGATCATCTCTGGCGGGATTGCGGAGCGAGCGCGCTTTGCACCCCAACTGTGCGCCACGGCATTGATCGTGGCACTGGTGTATCCCTTTTTCGAGGGGATAGTGTGGAATGGCAACTTTGGCGTCCAAGCGTGGTTACAGGTGCATGTCGGTGCGCCGTTCCATGATTTTGCCGGCTCGGTGGTGGTACATGCCATGGGCGGCTGGCTGGCGCTGGCTGCGGTTGTGCTACTGGGCCCCAGACGCGGGCGCTACCGTGAAGGGCGATTGGTCGCGTTCGCGCCCTCGAGCATCCCGTTTCTGGCCTTGGGCTCTTGGATACTGATCATCGGCTGGTTCGGCTTCAATGTGATGAGTGCGCAAACCTTGCAGGGCGTCAGCGGCCTGGTCGCTATAAATTCATTAATGGCCATGGTTGGCGGCACGCTGGCCGCGCTGCTGGTGGGTCGCAACGACCCAGGGTTCCTGCACAACGGCCCGCTGGCAGGGCTGGTCGCCATTTGCGCAGGCTCCGACATCATGCATCCCGTGGGCGCGCTGGCTACGGGCCTGGTGGCCGGAGTTCTGTTCGTGTGGGCATTCACCGCCGCGCAGAACCGTTGGAAGATCGATGATGTTCTGGGTGTGTGGCCCCTACATGGGTTGTGTGGGGTATGGGGCGGAGTCGCCTGCGGTATTTTTGGGCAGGTCTGGATGGGGGGGCTGGGTGGGGTCAGCGTTTACAGCCAACTGCTGGGAAGCCTGGCCGGTGTAGCCGTGGCGCTGGTGGGTGGCCTGGCCGTCTATGGCGTGATCCGCAAGGTACTTGGCTTGCGGCTCAGTCACGAACAAGAGTTCGAGGGGGCAGATTTGTCCTTGCACCGGATAGGCGCTACGAGCCAGGACTGA
- a CDS encoding glutaredoxin family protein: protein MLPECQLFGTLGCHLCEVAEAILMPFVDHGLLVELVDIAESDALFEHYGLAIPVLRRRDNAAELLWPFDAEQVAAFLRHPNP from the coding sequence ATGTTGCCTGAATGCCAGCTGTTCGGCACCTTGGGTTGTCATTTGTGCGAGGTGGCTGAGGCCATACTGATGCCTTTTGTCGATCATGGATTGCTCGTCGAACTGGTCGACATTGCCGAAAGCGATGCGCTGTTCGAGCATTATGGCCTTGCAATCCCCGTGCTGAGACGTCGCGACAATGCGGCGGAATTGCTTTGGCCTTTCGATGCCGAACAAGTAGCGGCCTTTTTGAGGCACCCAAACCCCTAG
- a CDS encoding D-Ala-D-Ala carboxypeptidase family metallohydrolase codes for MLLTPHFTLNEMTVSQVAARNGVDNTPSQPVIDNLRLLCETLEQVRALWNAPIIISSGYRSEQVNRLLGGASNSQHMQGLAADFTVVERSPRDTVHRISTSPIAFDQLILEYDRWVHLSVTPGIPRRQVLTLRKGGGYLAGLV; via the coding sequence ATGTTGCTCACCCCACATTTCACCCTCAACGAAATGACCGTCTCCCAGGTCGCGGCCCGGAACGGTGTCGATAACACGCCTTCCCAGCCGGTCATCGACAATCTTCGTCTGCTGTGCGAAACCCTTGAACAGGTGCGTGCCCTCTGGAACGCGCCGATCATCATCAGCAGTGGATATCGCAGCGAGCAAGTCAACCGGTTGCTCGGCGGCGCCTCCAACAGCCAGCACATGCAGGGGCTCGCCGCTGACTTCACGGTCGTCGAGCGTTCTCCCAGGGACACGGTGCACCGCATCAGCACGAGCCCGATCGCGTTCGATCAGCTCATACTGGAATACGACCGCTGGGTGCACCTGTCTGTAACCCCTGGCATTCCACGCCGACAGGTGCTCACCCTGCGCAAGGGAGGTGGTTACCTCGCGGGTCTGGTATGA
- a CDS encoding pseudouridine synthase has translation MTPFDPARLQASTVCLPPGPWATVLDCLCDHFKAIDRSQWVDRFARGRVLGADGQAISAGDPYKRGLRLHYFREVPNERVIPVQEAILHVDEHLVVADKPHFLPVTPGGAYVEQTLLRRLIHRLDNPHLVPLHRIDRHTAGLVLFSANPESRSAYQRLFPERRIEKRYQAIAAALGQHTFPLVHRSRLEHGEPFFRMHEVQGPANSETHARVLEKNEEHWRYELSPITGKTHQLRVHMAALGAGISNDPFYPALLDVEDDYQRPLKLLAQSLSFDDPLTGQARRFETRLRLDW, from the coding sequence ATGACGCCATTCGACCCCGCCCGACTGCAAGCCAGCACGGTATGTCTGCCTCCTGGTCCATGGGCTACGGTGCTCGATTGCTTGTGCGATCACTTCAAGGCCATTGACCGTAGCCAGTGGGTGGACCGTTTTGCCCGGGGACGGGTGCTGGGCGCGGACGGCCAGGCTATTTCGGCCGGTGATCCCTACAAGCGCGGTCTGCGTCTGCACTATTTTCGCGAAGTGCCGAACGAGCGAGTGATTCCCGTGCAGGAAGCGATATTGCATGTGGACGAACACCTGGTGGTAGCTGACAAACCCCATTTTCTGCCGGTCACCCCAGGGGGTGCGTACGTGGAGCAGACCTTGCTGCGCCGTCTCATCCATCGGCTGGACAATCCGCACCTGGTGCCCCTGCACCGCATCGATCGGCACACGGCGGGGCTGGTGCTGTTCTCGGCCAACCCTGAGTCACGCAGCGCTTACCAGCGCTTGTTTCCAGAGCGGCGGATCGAAAAACGCTATCAGGCCATTGCCGCAGCGCTTGGGCAGCATACCTTCCCACTGGTGCACCGCAGCCGCCTGGAACACGGGGAGCCGTTCTTTCGCATGCATGAGGTGCAAGGGCCGGCCAACAGTGAGACGCACGCCCGCGTATTGGAAAAGAACGAGGAGCATTGGCGGTATGAACTCTCGCCCATCACGGGCAAGACGCATCAGCTGCGTGTGCACATGGCTGCTTTGGGAGCAGGCATCAGTAACGACCCGTTCTACCCGGCATTGCTTGATGTAGAGGATGACTATCAACGGCCGCTGAAATTGCTGGCGCAAAGCCTGAGTTTCGATGATCCGTTAACCGGGCAGGCCCGCCGTTTCGAAACCCGTCTGCGGCTTGACTGGTAA
- a CDS encoding methyl-accepting chemotaxis protein, with protein sequence MRNNQPITQRERTFPAKQRLISTTNAKGVITYCNDAFIEISGFTRDELMGAAHNLVRHPDVPPAVFAHMWQTLKQGLPWMGIVKNRCKSGDHYWVNAYVTPIFDNNQVVGFESVRVKPTAEQIRRAEALYQRINQGKPAVPRRDRWLPVLQDWLPFILISQIGFLIGNWLGHSWGFALAAALSVPLGLLGLTWQQRGLKRLLRLAEQTTSDPLIAQMYTDSRGVQARLEMAMLSQDARMKTCLTRLQDSAEHLSDQARQSDELAHMSSSGLERQRVETEQVAAAVNQMAATTQEVANHVQRTADATQQANRLTGQGRQIAGETRAAIERLSAAVGETGQTVTQLAKDSDEIGGVVDVIKGIADQTNLLALNAAIEAARAGEMGRGFAVVADEVRQLAQRTAESTGQIHGLIAKLQQTASNAVTTMESGHRQAQEGVDRVMQADEALVGISEAVANITDMATQIAAATEEQTAVADEISRNISTIADLADQTAEQAQHSAVLSEALNSTAGSQYSLVERFNR encoded by the coding sequence ATGCGCAACAACCAGCCCATTACCCAGAGAGAACGGACTTTCCCTGCCAAGCAGCGGTTGATTTCCACCACCAATGCCAAAGGCGTGATCACTTACTGCAACGATGCCTTCATCGAAATCAGTGGCTTCACCCGCGATGAATTGATGGGCGCAGCGCACAACCTGGTGCGTCATCCTGATGTGCCGCCCGCCGTGTTTGCTCACATGTGGCAGACCCTCAAGCAGGGGCTGCCCTGGATGGGCATCGTCAAAAACCGTTGCAAGTCGGGTGACCACTACTGGGTCAATGCGTACGTCACACCGATTTTCGACAACAATCAGGTCGTCGGCTTCGAGTCGGTGCGCGTCAAGCCCACTGCCGAGCAAATTCGCCGGGCCGAGGCCCTGTACCAGCGTATCAACCAAGGCAAGCCTGCTGTGCCGCGCCGTGATCGTTGGTTACCCGTGTTGCAGGACTGGTTGCCATTCATCCTGATCAGCCAGATAGGCTTCCTCATCGGCAACTGGCTCGGACACTCATGGGGTTTTGCCTTGGCGGCAGCGTTGTCGGTCCCCCTGGGCCTGCTCGGCCTGACCTGGCAACAACGTGGGCTCAAGCGCTTGTTGCGCCTGGCCGAACAGACCACGTCCGATCCACTGATTGCGCAGATGTATACCGACAGCCGTGGCGTGCAGGCGCGCCTGGAAATGGCCATGCTCAGCCAGGATGCCCGGATGAAGACCTGCCTGACACGGTTGCAGGACAGCGCCGAGCACCTGAGCGATCAGGCGCGGCAGTCAGACGAGCTGGCGCATATGAGTTCATCAGGCCTAGAGCGCCAGCGTGTGGAAACCGAACAGGTCGCTGCCGCAGTGAACCAGATGGCCGCCACCACCCAGGAGGTGGCCAACCATGTACAACGCACCGCCGATGCGACCCAGCAGGCCAATCGCTTGACAGGCCAGGGCCGTCAAATTGCCGGTGAAACCCGGGCAGCCATCGAACGCTTGTCAGCCGCAGTTGGAGAAACTGGGCAGACCGTGACGCAATTGGCCAAGGACAGCGACGAGATCGGCGGTGTGGTCGATGTCATCAAGGGCATTGCCGACCAGACCAACTTGCTGGCGTTGAACGCCGCCATCGAAGCGGCACGGGCAGGCGAAATGGGCCGGGGCTTCGCCGTGGTTGCCGACGAAGTGCGGCAGCTGGCCCAGCGCACGGCTGAATCGACCGGGCAGATTCACGGCCTGATCGCCAAGCTCCAGCAAACTGCCAGCAACGCCGTGACGACCATGGAAAGTGGGCACCGCCAGGCCCAGGAAGGTGTTGATCGGGTCATGCAGGCTGACGAGGCGCTAGTGGGCATCAGTGAAGCCGTGGCGAACATCACCGACATGGCCACGCAAATTGCCGCTGCGACCGAGGAACAGACTGCGGTGGCCGACGAGATCAGCCGTAACATCAGCACCATTGCCGACCTGGCCGACCAAACTGCCGAGCAGGCACAGCACTCGGCAGTGCTGAGTGAGGCCCTCAACAGCACGGCCGGTAGCCAATATTCACTGGTGGAGCGCTTTAACCGCTAG
- the acnA gene encoding aconitate hydratase AcnA — protein MPSLDSLNTLTSLDVGDNTYHYFSLPKAARQLGDLQQLPMSLKVLLENLLRWEDGKTVTGEDLQALAQWLVEKRSDREIQYRPARVLMQDFTGVPAVVDLAAMRAAMAKAGGDPQRINPLSPVDLVIDHSVMVDRYGTPQAFGENVDIEMQRNGERYAFLRWGQSAFDNFSVVPPGTGICHQVNLEYLGRTVWTREADGRTYAFPDTLVGTDSHTTMINGLGVLGWGVGGIEAEAAMLGQPVSMLIPQVIGFKLTGKLREGITATDLVLTVTQMLRKKGVVGKFVEFYGDGLAELPLADRATIANMAPEYGATCGFFPVDQVTLDYLRLSGRPEATVQLVEAYCKAQGLWRLPGQEPIFSDTLALDMNEVESSLAGPKRPQDRVALAQVKQAFEQFVELQPKPAAKEVGRLESEGGGGVAVGNADQAGEADYSHQGQTHTLRDGAVVIAAITSCTNTSNPSVMMAAGLVAKKALEKGLQRKPWVKSSLAPGSKVVTEYFEAAGLTPYLDELGFDLVGYGCTTCIGNSGPLDEPIENAISSADLTVASVLSGNRNFEGRVHPLVKTNWLASPPLVVAYALAGSVKVDLTQDPLGTDKHGQPVYLKDIWPSQQEVAEAVAKVSTAMFHKEYAEVFAGDEQWQAIEVPEAATYVWQEDSTYIQHPPFFEGLEGPAPRITDIHNARILALLGDSVTTDHISPAGNIKADSPAGRYLREKGVEPRDFNSYGSRRGNHEVMMRGTFANIRIRNEMLAGEEGGNTVHVPSGEKLSIYDAAMRYQQQGTPLVVIAGQEYGTGSSRDWAAKGTNLLGVKAVLAESFERIHRSNLVGMGVLPLQFKAGQDRKQLGLTGREQIDITGLEGAAIVPGMSLALTILREDGTKEQIDVLCRIDTLNEVEYFKAGGILHYVLRQLIAA, from the coding sequence ATGCCCTCGCTCGATAGCCTGAATACCCTCACGTCGCTCGATGTCGGTGACAATACCTATCACTACTTCAGCCTTCCGAAAGCTGCTCGGCAGCTCGGGGACCTGCAGCAATTGCCCATGTCGCTCAAGGTGCTGCTGGAGAACCTGCTGCGCTGGGAGGACGGCAAGACCGTTACCGGCGAAGACCTGCAGGCACTGGCCCAGTGGCTCGTTGAAAAGCGCTCGGACCGCGAAATCCAGTACCGTCCCGCGCGTGTACTGATGCAAGACTTCACCGGCGTGCCAGCCGTGGTGGACCTCGCCGCCATGCGCGCGGCCATGGCCAAGGCTGGCGGCGATCCCCAGCGCATCAACCCGCTCTCGCCTGTGGACCTGGTGATCGACCACTCCGTGATGGTCGATCGATATGGGACACCGCAGGCCTTTGGCGAGAACGTCGACATTGAGATGCAACGCAACGGCGAGCGCTATGCGTTCCTGCGTTGGGGCCAGAGTGCCTTCGATAACTTCAGTGTGGTACCGCCTGGCACTGGCATCTGCCACCAGGTGAACCTCGAATACCTGGGGCGTACCGTGTGGACCCGCGAAGCCGACGGCCGCACCTATGCCTTCCCGGACACGCTGGTCGGCACCGACTCCCACACCACCATGATCAACGGGCTGGGCGTGCTGGGCTGGGGCGTGGGGGGCATCGAAGCGGAGGCCGCCATGCTTGGCCAGCCTGTGTCGATGCTGATCCCACAGGTCATCGGCTTCAAGCTCACGGGCAAGCTGCGCGAAGGCATCACAGCCACCGATCTTGTGCTGACGGTCACCCAGATGCTGCGCAAGAAAGGCGTGGTAGGTAAGTTCGTGGAGTTCTATGGCGACGGTCTGGCCGAACTGCCCTTGGCTGACCGCGCCACCATTGCCAACATGGCTCCGGAGTACGGCGCAACCTGTGGCTTCTTCCCCGTCGATCAAGTGACGCTGGATTACCTGCGCCTGTCGGGTCGACCTGAAGCAACCGTGCAACTGGTCGAGGCCTACTGCAAGGCTCAGGGGTTGTGGCGCCTGCCTGGGCAGGAGCCCATCTTCAGCGACACGCTGGCGCTGGACATGAATGAGGTTGAGTCCAGCCTGGCCGGCCCCAAACGTCCGCAAGACCGGGTTGCCCTAGCCCAGGTCAAGCAGGCGTTCGAACAGTTCGTCGAGCTGCAACCCAAACCTGCCGCCAAGGAAGTCGGCAGGCTTGAGAGCGAGGGCGGGGGTGGCGTTGCCGTGGGCAATGCCGATCAGGCGGGCGAAGCCGACTACAGTCACCAAGGCCAGACCCACACCCTGCGCGACGGCGCCGTGGTCATTGCGGCTATCACCTCCTGCACCAACACCTCCAACCCCAGTGTGATGATGGCGGCCGGCCTTGTGGCCAAGAAAGCCCTCGAGAAAGGTTTGCAGCGCAAGCCATGGGTGAAAAGCTCGCTGGCACCGGGGTCCAAGGTGGTCACCGAATACTTCGAGGCGGCGGGTCTCACGCCCTACCTCGACGAGCTCGGGTTTGATCTCGTCGGTTATGGCTGCACCACCTGTATCGGCAACTCAGGCCCCTTGGACGAGCCTATCGAAAACGCCATCAGCAGCGCCGACCTGACCGTCGCCTCGGTGTTGTCCGGCAACCGTAACTTCGAAGGACGCGTGCATCCACTGGTCAAGACCAACTGGCTCGCCTCACCGCCTCTGGTCGTGGCTTATGCACTGGCTGGTAGCGTGAAAGTCGACCTGACCCAGGATCCATTGGGCACCGACAAGCACGGGCAGCCGGTCTATCTGAAGGACATATGGCCTAGCCAGCAAGAAGTCGCCGAGGCTGTGGCCAAGGTAAGCACGGCCATGTTCCACAAGGAATATGCCGAAGTGTTCGCGGGCGACGAGCAGTGGCAGGCTATCGAAGTGCCAGAGGCTGCCACGTATGTATGGCAAGAAGACTCGACCTATATTCAGCACCCCCCTTTCTTCGAAGGTCTCGAAGGACCGGCGCCTCGGATCACCGATATCCACAACGCCCGCATCCTGGCGTTGCTGGGCGACTCGGTCACAACGGACCATATCTCTCCGGCCGGCAATATCAAGGCCGATAGCCCTGCGGGTCGCTATCTGCGCGAGAAGGGTGTGGAGCCTCGCGATTTCAATTCCTACGGGTCAAGGCGCGGCAACCATGAAGTCATGATGCGCGGTACGTTCGCCAATATTCGCATCCGCAACGAGATGCTTGCAGGCGAAGAAGGCGGCAATACCGTGCATGTGCCAAGCGGCGAGAAACTCTCGATCTACGACGCCGCCATGCGCTACCAGCAGCAAGGCACGCCCCTGGTGGTGATCGCCGGCCAGGAATACGGCACAGGCTCCAGCCGCGACTGGGCTGCCAAGGGCACGAATTTACTTGGCGTGAAGGCAGTGCTGGCCGAAAGCTTCGAGCGTATTCACCGCTCCAATCTGGTTGGCATGGGCGTGCTGCCGTTGCAGTTCAAGGCAGGCCAGGACCGTAAACAACTCGGCCTGACGGGTAGAGAGCAGATCGATATCACTGGCCTGGAGGGGGCTGCCATTGTGCCGGGCATGAGCCTGGCACTGACCATCCTCCGCGAAGACGGCACGAAGGAGCAGATCGACGTGCTCTGCCGGATCGACACCCTCAATGAAGTGGAGTACTTCAAGGCGGGTGGAATCCTGCACTACGTGCTGCGTCAGTTGATCGCCGCGTAG
- the rlmM gene encoding 23S rRNA (cytidine(2498)-2'-O)-methyltransferase RlmM, giving the protein METLFMHCRPGFEGEVCAEISEHAARLGIAGYAKGKPGSASAEFVCSEQGGAERLMQAVRFNQLIFPRQWARGAFIELPESDRISVLLAHLADQPVFGSLWLEVLDSNEGKELSTFCRKFEAPLRKALEKAGRLVDDPNRPRLLLTFISGRRVFVGQAFADNSALWPMGIPRLKFPREAPSRSTLKLEEAWHQFIPREQWEQRLGDDMTGVDLGASPGGWTYQLVRRGMLVTAIDNGPMAESLMDTGLVQHLMADGFTWQPRHPVDWMVCDIVEKPARTTALIETWLGEGLCREAVVNLKLPMKQRYAEVRRLLDRMEATFKARKVRVLIACKQLYHDREEVTCHLRRVDLKGR; this is encoded by the coding sequence ATGGAAACCCTGTTCATGCATTGCCGGCCCGGCTTCGAGGGTGAGGTGTGCGCCGAAATCAGTGAACATGCCGCCCGCCTGGGGATTGCCGGCTATGCCAAAGGCAAGCCTGGCAGCGCCAGCGCCGAGTTCGTCTGCAGCGAGCAAGGCGGTGCCGAGCGCTTGATGCAGGCAGTGCGGTTCAACCAGCTGATTTTCCCAAGGCAGTGGGCGCGTGGCGCGTTCATCGAGTTGCCCGAGAGCGATCGTATCAGCGTGTTGTTGGCGCACCTTGCCGACCAGCCGGTGTTCGGCAGCCTGTGGCTGGAGGTGCTCGACAGCAACGAGGGCAAGGAACTGTCGACGTTCTGCCGCAAGTTCGAAGCACCATTGCGCAAGGCGTTGGAGAAGGCCGGTCGCCTGGTGGATGACCCGAATCGCCCACGACTGCTGTTGACGTTCATCAGTGGCCGCCGGGTGTTTGTCGGGCAGGCTTTTGCTGACAACAGTGCCTTATGGCCGATGGGCATTCCCCGCCTGAAATTCCCGCGTGAAGCGCCCAGTCGCTCGACCTTGAAGCTGGAGGAGGCCTGGCATCAGTTCATCCCACGCGAGCAGTGGGAGCAGCGGCTGGGCGATGACATGACCGGTGTCGACCTGGGGGCCTCACCGGGTGGGTGGACGTATCAGTTGGTACGGCGGGGCATGTTGGTGACCGCCATCGACAATGGTCCGATGGCCGAGAGCCTGATGGACACAGGGCTTGTCCAGCATTTGATGGCCGATGGCTTTACCTGGCAGCCCAGGCACCCGGTGGATTGGATGGTGTGCGACATCGTCGAGAAACCGGCGCGCACCACGGCCTTGATCGAGACGTGGTTGGGGGAGGGGTTGTGCCGCGAGGCGGTGGTGAACCTGAAGCTGCCGATGAAGCAGCGGTATGCTGAGGTACGGCGGTTGCTCGATCGCATGGAGGCGACATTCAAGGCCCGGAAGGTGAGGGTGCTGATTGCGTGCAAGCAGCTGTATCACGATCGTGAAGAAGTGACGTGTCATTTGCGGCGGGTTGATTTGAAGGGGCGGTGA
- the tusA gene encoding sulfurtransferase TusA has translation MTDLTPDATLDATGLNCPEPVMMLHQHVRALAAGGLLKVIATDPSTQRDIPKFCTFLGHQLLEQQEAAGTFLYWIRKKAD, from the coding sequence ATGACCGACCTCACCCCTGATGCCACCCTCGACGCCACCGGCCTCAATTGCCCAGAGCCGGTGATGATGCTGCACCAACACGTGCGCGCCCTCGCCGCCGGCGGCCTGCTGAAAGTCATCGCCACCGACCCCTCGACCCAACGCGACATCCCCAAGTTCTGTACCTTCCTGGGCCACCAACTGCTGGAACAACAGGAAGCCGCCGGCACCTTCCTCTACTGGATCCGCAAGAAAGCCGACTGA
- the pdxB gene encoding 4-phosphoerythronate dehydrogenase PdxB produces the protein MLIVADENIPLLDAFFQGFGEIRRYPGRSLDAASVREADILLVRSVTKVDRQLLEGSRVRFVGTCTIGTDHLDLDYFEQAGIRWSSAPGCNARGVVDYVLGSLLTLADLEGASLPERVYGVVGAGEVGGRLVGVLRALGWKVMVCDPLRQAAEGGDYVELDTLLQACDVISLHTPLERGGRYPTWHLLGPTELAKLRPGAWLINASRGAVVDNGALRTLLQQRDDLHAVLDVWEGEPQVDLRLADLCTVATPHIAGYSLDGRQRGTAQIYRALCQHLGVDERIQLADLLPRPPVAQIELDAEADLQWALAMLCRAVYDPRRDDADLRRSLSEDAQQQRAAFDLLRKHYPPRREIEGLSVRIRGNSPQLAQLIDAIGAKRV, from the coding sequence ATGCTGATAGTTGCCGACGAAAACATCCCTTTGCTCGATGCCTTCTTCCAAGGGTTTGGCGAGATTCGTCGCTATCCTGGGCGTAGCCTCGACGCCGCCAGCGTCCGGGAGGCCGACATCCTGCTGGTCCGCTCCGTGACCAAGGTCGATCGGCAACTGCTAGAAGGCAGTCGCGTGCGGTTCGTGGGTACCTGCACCATCGGCACCGATCACCTCGATCTCGACTACTTCGAACAAGCGGGTATCCGCTGGAGCAGTGCACCCGGTTGCAACGCCCGGGGTGTGGTGGACTATGTGCTGGGCAGCCTGCTGACCCTCGCTGACCTTGAGGGTGCATCACTGCCCGAGCGCGTCTACGGCGTGGTGGGTGCAGGCGAAGTAGGTGGGCGGCTGGTGGGCGTGCTACGCGCCCTGGGGTGGAAGGTGATGGTCTGCGATCCATTGCGCCAGGCCGCCGAAGGCGGTGACTACGTCGAGCTCGATACCCTGCTGCAAGCCTGCGATGTCATCAGCCTGCACACACCCCTCGAACGCGGTGGCCGGTACCCGACCTGGCACCTGCTAGGCCCTACAGAACTGGCGAAACTGCGCCCCGGCGCCTGGCTGATCAACGCCAGTCGAGGGGCAGTGGTGGATAATGGCGCATTACGCACGCTCCTGCAGCAGCGCGATGACCTGCACGCGGTGCTGGACGTGTGGGAAGGCGAGCCCCAGGTCGATCTGCGGTTGGCCGACCTGTGTACCGTCGCCACCCCCCACATCGCCGGCTATAGCCTCGATGGCCGTCAGCGTGGCACCGCCCAGATCTATCGCGCCTTGTGTCAACACCTGGGCGTGGATGAGCGCATTCAACTGGCCGACCTGTTGCCGCGCCCGCCAGTCGCGCAGATTGAGTTGGACGCTGAGGCCGATCTGCAATGGGCACTGGCCATGCTATGCCGCGCCGTCTACGATCCGCGCCGCGATGATGCCGATTTGCGCCGCAGCCTGAGCGAAGACGCGCAGCAGCAACGTGCGGCTTTCGACCTATTGCGCAAACACTATCCGCCACGCCGTGAAATCGAAGGGCTATCCGTGCGCATCCGTGGTAACTCGCCCCAGCTTGCGCAGCTGATTGACGCTATCGGAGCAAAAAGGGTCTGA
- a CDS encoding PA1571 family protein translates to MSLHHDREHHTPRHAPSPQASGALIDAQGREVPITEQMIQQACKALEESRVERSQKN, encoded by the coding sequence ATGAGCTTGCACCATGACCGCGAACACCACACGCCTCGTCACGCACCGTCCCCCCAGGCAAGCGGCGCGCTAATCGACGCCCAAGGGCGGGAGGTACCGATCACCGAGCAGATGATCCAGCAGGCCTGCAAGGCCTTGGAAGAAAGCCGGGTCGAGCGCTCGCAGAAAAACTGA